In a single window of the Drosophila albomicans strain 15112-1751.03 chromosome 3, ASM965048v2, whole genome shotgun sequence genome:
- the LOC117567104 gene encoding angiopoietin-related protein 6-like, whose protein sequence is MFTIRNVLILAASFALTANEIKAMPSNPEMSAELEQSARKDREISALKRTQEINEALINELRSQIQFQMSIINKLNGNSSINISCFDPTTIQMQLEESRKKFHRQSCQLKDDQLNSSLLIGCIITSEYITHYVVIRYLSEIGTIYVPCDYQLGAPGWMVIQRRIDGAQNFTENWDTYRKGFGYADNSDYFLGMERIHRLTSSRCYELHLHLEFENGSIAYAHYDDFRVSDEVSGYAITVGAFTGNTTDVLRGYDNVKFSTFDRNNENINCPRSGQSGWWFKSCSESNLNGMWNHFNWDSNVLRKSKMLIRPLEIK, encoded by the exons atgtttacaaTTCGAAATGTTTTAATACTGGCAGCATCCTTTGCACTCACTGCTAATGAAATCAAG GCTATGCCATCGAATCCGGAAATGTCAGCTGAGTTGGAGCAAAGTGCAAGAAAAGATAGGGAGATAAGTGCATTGAAGAGAACGCAGGAAATCAATGAAGCATTGATCAACGAGTTACGATCTCAGATCCAATTCCAAATGagcattattaataaattgaatggaAATTCAAGCATAAATATATCGTGCTTTGATCCGACaacaattcaaatgcaattagaGGAAAGTAGAAAGAAGTTTCATCGACAAAGTTGTCAACTAAAAGATGATCAACTAAATAGCAGTCTTCTCATTGGCTGTATAATTACTAGTGAATATATTACGCATTATGTTGTCATACGATATTTATCAGAGATTGGGACCATCTACGTCCCATGCGATTATCAGTTGGGTGCGCCTGGTTGGATGGTAATACAACGGCGTATTGATGGAGCCCAGAATTTTACTGAGAATTGGGACACATATCGCAAAGGGTTTGGTTATGCCGACAATTCCGACTATTTCCTTGGTATGGAAAGGATTCATCGTCTGACGAGCTCGAGATGCTACGAActccatttgcatttggagTTCGAAAATGGTTCGATAGCTTATGCTCATTACGATGATTTTCGAGTGTCGGATGAGGTCAGCGGTTATGCAATCACTGTTGGCGCATTCACTGGGAATACAACAGATGTTTTAAGAGGTTACGATAATGTGAAGTTCTCAACATTCGATCGCAACAACGAGAATATCAATTGCCCACGCAGTGGACAAAGTGGCTGGTGGTTTAAGAGTTGTTCGGAGAG CAATCTAAATGGAATGTGGAACCACTTCAACTGGGACTCTAATGTTCTTCGAAAATCTAAGATGCTCATACGGCCAttggaaattaaataa